The Burkholderia ambifaria AMMD genome has a segment encoding these proteins:
- a CDS encoding YbjQ family protein, translating into MNDFSRSISDLTPERVTTAFDLAGHTTARSLGVAQGIVVRSRSIVGSFGAGLQTLFGGNITLYTSLCEKARQQAFDKMLADARKLGANAVVAMRYDSTEIGSGITEVICYGTAVQVTRDAGA; encoded by the coding sequence ATGAACGATTTCTCCCGCTCCATCAGCGATCTCACGCCCGAGCGCGTCACGACCGCGTTCGACCTGGCCGGCCATACGACGGCGCGCTCGCTCGGCGTCGCGCAGGGCATCGTCGTGCGCTCGCGCTCGATCGTTGGCTCGTTCGGCGCAGGGCTGCAGACCCTCTTCGGCGGCAACATCACGCTCTATACGTCGCTGTGCGAAAAGGCGCGCCAGCAGGCGTTCGACAAGATGCTCGCCGATGCGCGCAAGCTCGGCGCGAATGCGGTCGTCGCGATGCGCTACGATTCGACCGAGATCGGATCGGGCATCACGGAAGTCATCTGCTACGGCACTGCCGTGCAGGTCACGCGCGACGCCGGCGCCTGA
- a CDS encoding PepSY-associated TM helix domain-containing protein, whose protein sequence is MSVADPIEIDTAPVSPASRIAPGARAAGAGRTRSRRGTFIKWLRKVHGWIGLWGAALGLLFGATGFLLNHRAPPLRIQTGAPHVETLRLDVPDPEPDSPLALAQWLRGQPDLHLPERMGRVQKEPEHPVAWGERETVQPEHWQLVFASPRESVAVEYWGGSDTMTLKRTDNTTLAWLTNLHKGVGMSIGWVLLVDTLAGALILLSLTGVLLWTELNKRKTIGVVLVIGSIVAIVWAAGA, encoded by the coding sequence GTGAGCGTTGCCGATCCCATCGAAATCGATACGGCGCCCGTGTCGCCCGCGTCACGCATTGCGCCGGGCGCGCGTGCGGCCGGCGCCGGCCGCACGCGATCGCGCCGCGGGACGTTCATCAAGTGGCTGCGCAAGGTGCACGGCTGGATCGGCCTGTGGGGCGCCGCGCTCGGCCTGCTGTTCGGCGCGACGGGGTTCCTGCTGAATCATCGTGCGCCGCCGCTGCGGATCCAGACGGGTGCGCCGCATGTCGAGACGTTGCGGCTCGACGTGCCCGACCCGGAACCCGATTCGCCGCTCGCGCTCGCGCAATGGTTGCGCGGGCAACCGGATCTGCATTTGCCGGAACGGATGGGCCGCGTGCAGAAGGAACCCGAGCATCCGGTCGCATGGGGCGAGCGCGAGACCGTGCAGCCCGAGCACTGGCAACTCGTGTTCGCGTCGCCGCGTGAAAGCGTCGCCGTCGAATACTGGGGCGGCAGCGACACGATGACGCTCAAGCGCACCGACAACACCACGCTCGCGTGGCTGACGAACCTGCACAAGGGCGTCGGGATGAGCATCGGCTGGGTGCTGCTCGTCGATACGCTCGCGGGCGCGTTGATTCTGCTGTCGCTGACGGGCGTGCTGTTGTGGACCGAACTGAACAAGCGCAAGACGATCGGCGTGGTGCTCGTGATCGGCTCGATTGTCGCGATCGTGTGGGCGGCGGGCGCGTAA
- a CDS encoding Fe2+-dependent dioxygenase encodes MLVHIPNVLTPEQVSMVRDRLDRAGDAWVDGRATAGYTGAPVKRNQQIAEHSPIARELGDVILAALERNPLFISAALPNQVYPPLFNRYEGGMTFGSHVDGAVRVLPNGVKLRTDVSVTLFLSAPDEYDGGELVIEDAYGVQQVKLPAGDMIVYPATSLHQVTPVTRGVRVASFFWVQSLVRSDAQRALLFDMDTAIQRLNASGADTDACRSLVGCYHNLLRIWSET; translated from the coding sequence ATGCTTGTCCACATCCCGAACGTTCTGACGCCCGAGCAGGTGAGCATGGTGCGCGACCGGCTCGACCGCGCGGGCGACGCGTGGGTCGACGGCCGTGCGACGGCTGGCTATACGGGTGCGCCGGTCAAGCGCAACCAGCAGATCGCCGAGCATTCGCCTATCGCGCGCGAACTCGGCGACGTAATCCTCGCCGCGCTCGAGCGCAATCCGCTGTTCATCAGCGCGGCGCTGCCGAACCAGGTCTATCCGCCGCTGTTCAACCGCTATGAAGGCGGGATGACGTTCGGCAGTCACGTCGACGGCGCGGTGCGCGTGCTGCCGAACGGCGTGAAGCTGCGCACCGACGTGTCCGTCACGCTGTTCCTGTCCGCGCCCGATGAATACGACGGCGGCGAACTCGTGATCGAGGACGCGTACGGCGTGCAGCAGGTCAAGCTGCCGGCCGGCGACATGATCGTCTATCCGGCGACGAGCCTGCACCAGGTCACGCCGGTCACGCGCGGTGTGCGCGTCGCGAGCTTCTTCTGGGTGCAGAGCCTCGTGCGCAGCGATGCGCAGCGCGCGCTGCTGTTCGACATGGACACCGCGATCCAGCGGCTCAACGCGAGCGGCGCCGATACCGACGCATGCCGCAGCCTCGTTGGTTGTTATCACAATCTTTTGCGAATCTGGAGCGAAACGTGA
- a CDS encoding TonB-dependent receptor — MLNRTPFASALALAFALPIASPALAQSTSAEPSPAAAAKPGDAPPAAAAARETLPTISVSGQAVQQDFQAERSTVGAKTPTALRDIPQSVTVINKALMESQGLTSFQDALRNAPGITIGGAEGGQIGNNINLRGFTAQNDIYLDGFRDRNQYYRDTFDLDSVEVLYGPSSMLFGRGSTGGVINQVSKKANLKPSAEVSTTIGTNDRYRTSVDLNRPLGATSAFRINAFGQSLGSTRDVMKNKDYGIAPELRFGIGTPTEVTLSALIQHNYDMPDYGVLAVNGHPAPVPKNTFYGLTDDRTIQDVQTVSARIDHRVNDALTISNRTSFSHSMTDARETAANAVLTGPLSSSTALTNGNYTSLPMSALYVRLASHDRVIENHSVDNDTMAHFKFDTGFVKHDLIGGVEVGHDSYTNQAYTRSGLPILSLINPAYLASTPTNATQTPANHAESGATTLAAYLNDTVSIGRDWKFVGGLRWDRFQAHLANTVSAPRYASQTNYFTSVRAGVIYQPTESQSYYFSYGTSFNPSLETLTVTNNTQNLSPEHTKSYEVGGKWDLLNDNLSVTSALFQQEKSNARTQTSTGEYLLEGDVRVRGFQASVTGHITPKWQVFGSYTYMNGVILGARDGTQGKTLANTPRNTFTLWTTYAFTPHWEIGGGPTYMSGRYAANTDYVQVGGYTRWDATAAYHAKQWDLRLNLLNLTNKFYYDALIQSDGGRAVPGVGRTFLATLDYRF, encoded by the coding sequence ATGCTGAACAGGACCCCGTTCGCGAGCGCGCTCGCGCTGGCCTTTGCTTTGCCTATCGCTTCGCCTGCACTCGCTCAGAGCACGAGCGCCGAACCGTCGCCGGCCGCCGCCGCGAAACCGGGCGATGCGCCGCCGGCTGCCGCCGCCGCGCGCGAAACGCTGCCGACTATCAGCGTGTCGGGGCAGGCCGTGCAACAGGACTTCCAGGCCGAACGTTCGACCGTCGGCGCGAAAACCCCGACCGCGTTGCGCGACATTCCGCAGTCGGTCACGGTGATCAACAAGGCGCTGATGGAATCGCAAGGGCTCACGTCGTTCCAGGACGCGCTGCGCAATGCGCCGGGCATCACGATCGGCGGCGCGGAAGGCGGGCAGATCGGCAACAACATCAACCTGCGCGGCTTCACCGCGCAGAACGACATCTATCTCGACGGCTTTCGCGACCGCAACCAGTATTACCGCGACACGTTCGACCTCGATTCCGTCGAGGTGCTGTACGGCCCGTCGTCGATGCTGTTCGGACGCGGTTCGACGGGCGGCGTGATCAACCAGGTGTCGAAGAAGGCGAACCTGAAGCCGTCGGCCGAGGTGTCGACGACGATCGGCACCAACGACCGCTACCGCACGAGCGTCGACCTGAACCGGCCGCTGGGCGCGACGTCGGCGTTCCGCATCAACGCGTTCGGCCAGTCGCTCGGCTCGACGCGCGACGTGATGAAGAACAAGGACTACGGGATCGCACCGGAGCTGCGCTTCGGGATCGGCACGCCGACCGAGGTGACGCTGTCCGCGCTGATCCAGCACAACTACGACATGCCCGACTACGGCGTGCTCGCGGTCAACGGCCATCCGGCGCCGGTGCCGAAGAACACCTTCTATGGCCTCACCGACGATCGCACGATCCAGGACGTGCAGACCGTGTCCGCACGCATCGATCATCGGGTCAACGATGCGCTGACGATCAGCAACCGCACGTCGTTCTCGCACTCGATGACCGATGCGCGCGAGACGGCCGCGAACGCGGTGCTGACCGGGCCGCTGTCGTCGAGCACCGCGCTGACGAACGGTAACTACACGTCGTTGCCGATGTCCGCGCTGTACGTGAGGCTCGCGAGCCACGACCGCGTGATCGAAAACCATTCGGTCGACAACGACACGATGGCGCATTTCAAGTTCGACACGGGTTTCGTGAAGCACGACCTGATCGGCGGTGTCGAGGTCGGCCACGACAGTTACACGAACCAGGCGTACACGCGCAGCGGTCTGCCGATCCTGTCGCTGATCAACCCGGCCTACCTGGCGTCGACGCCGACCAACGCGACGCAGACGCCGGCCAACCACGCCGAATCGGGCGCGACCACGCTCGCGGCGTACCTGAACGACACGGTGTCGATCGGCCGCGACTGGAAATTCGTGGGCGGGCTGCGCTGGGATCGCTTCCAGGCGCATCTCGCGAACACGGTGAGCGCGCCCCGCTACGCATCGCAGACCAACTATTTCACGAGCGTGCGGGCCGGCGTGATCTACCAGCCGACCGAATCGCAGTCGTACTACTTCTCGTACGGCACGTCGTTCAACCCGTCGCTCGAGACGCTGACGGTCACGAACAACACGCAGAACCTGTCGCCCGAGCACACGAAGTCGTACGAGGTCGGCGGCAAGTGGGATCTGCTCAACGACAACCTGTCGGTCACGTCGGCGCTGTTCCAGCAGGAGAAGAGTAACGCGCGCACGCAGACGTCGACGGGTGAATACCTGCTCGAAGGCGACGTTCGCGTGCGCGGCTTCCAGGCGAGCGTGACGGGCCACATCACGCCGAAGTGGCAGGTGTTCGGCAGCTACACGTACATGAACGGCGTGATCCTGGGCGCGCGCGACGGCACGCAGGGCAAGACGCTCGCGAATACGCCGCGCAACACGTTCACGCTGTGGACCACGTATGCGTTCACGCCGCACTGGGAGATCGGCGGCGGTCCGACGTACATGTCGGGCCGCTACGCGGCGAACACGGACTACGTGCAGGTGGGCGGCTACACGCGCTGGGATGCGACGGCCGCGTATCACGCGAAGCAGTGGGACCTGCGCCTGAACCTGCTGAACCTGACCAACAAGTTCTATTACGATGCGCTGATCCAGTCGGACGGCGGCCGTGCGGTGCCGGGCGTCGGGCGCACGTTCCTCGCGACGCTCGACTACCGGTTCTGA
- a CDS encoding MFS transporter, whose protein sequence is MTTPLPDASTASALPANLFRHAPFQRFWGTRVMSSLAFQILSVAIGWYVYSLTHSAFALGLVGLAQFVPMFALTLVVGQVADRYDRRRIATICQSAEALAAGVFLFGAAKGGLTEPAVYALAAIVGTARAFESPSVSSLLPAVVPRSDLPRATALSTSANQAAQILGPAFGGLLYGIGAPAAFGTSVVAFAIAAVLSGTIPLRSAPPAREPVTLRSVFSGIAFIRREPAILGALSLDLFAVLFGGATALLPIYARDILQVGPWGLGALRAAPAVGALAGTLWLTRFPLKGRPGRAMFGGVIAFGIATIVFGLSTHFAVSLIALAALGASDVVSVVVRLSLVQLRTPDDMLGRVSAVNSLFIGTSNQLGEFESGVTAAWWGAPAAIVVGGAATIAVALTWMRLFPTLRNMTSLERDH, encoded by the coding sequence ATGACCACCCCGTTACCCGACGCCAGCACCGCATCCGCGTTACCCGCCAATCTGTTCCGCCACGCACCGTTCCAGCGTTTCTGGGGCACGCGCGTGATGTCGTCGCTGGCGTTCCAGATCCTGTCGGTCGCGATCGGCTGGTATGTCTATTCGCTCACGCACAGCGCGTTCGCGCTCGGCCTCGTTGGCCTCGCGCAGTTCGTGCCGATGTTCGCGCTGACGCTCGTCGTCGGGCAGGTGGCCGACCGCTACGACCGCCGGCGCATCGCGACGATCTGCCAGAGCGCCGAGGCGCTGGCTGCCGGCGTGTTCCTGTTCGGCGCGGCGAAAGGCGGGCTCACCGAACCGGCCGTGTATGCGCTCGCGGCGATCGTCGGCACCGCACGCGCGTTCGAATCGCCGTCGGTGTCGTCGTTGCTGCCGGCCGTCGTGCCGCGCAGCGACCTGCCGCGCGCGACCGCGCTGTCGACGTCCGCCAACCAGGCCGCGCAGATTCTCGGGCCCGCCTTCGGCGGGTTGTTGTATGGCATCGGTGCGCCCGCCGCGTTCGGCACGAGCGTGGTCGCGTTCGCGATCGCCGCGGTGCTGAGCGGCACGATTCCGCTGCGCAGCGCGCCGCCGGCTCGCGAGCCGGTCACGCTGCGTTCGGTGTTCTCGGGCATCGCGTTCATCCGGCGCGAACCGGCGATCCTCGGCGCGCTGTCGCTCGACCTGTTCGCGGTGCTGTTCGGCGGCGCGACCGCGCTGCTGCCGATCTATGCACGCGACATCCTGCAGGTCGGACCGTGGGGGCTCGGCGCATTGCGCGCGGCGCCGGCGGTCGGTGCGCTCGCGGGGACGCTGTGGCTCACGCGTTTTCCGCTGAAGGGGCGGCCGGGCCGCGCGATGTTCGGCGGCGTGATCGCATTCGGCATCGCGACAATCGTGTTCGGGCTGTCGACGCATTTCGCGGTGTCGCTCATCGCGCTGGCGGCGTTGGGCGCGTCGGACGTGGTGAGCGTCGTCGTGCGCCTGTCGCTCGTGCAGTTGCGTACGCCCGACGACATGCTCGGGCGCGTGAGCGCGGTCAACTCGTTGTTCATCGGCACGTCGAACCAGCTCGGCGAATTCGAATCGGGCGTGACGGCTGCGTGGTGGGGCGCGCCGGCGGCGATCGTGGTGGGCGGCGCGGCGACGATCGCCGTGGCGCTCACATGGATGCGCCTGTTTCCGACGTTGCGGAACATGACGTCGCTGGAACGCGATCATTGA
- a CDS encoding porin: MKQKKVAVAAALACAACIPAIGHAQSSVTLYGILDAGITYVNNTGGSHVVKFDDGVAYGNRFGLKGTEDLGGGLKAVFVLESGFHLGNGQLGFGGSEFGRQAYVGLQNDWGTLSFGNQLDITNELVSIYNISAWGSGYAIHQGDFDRFNGDRLPNSVKFLSNDLSGFKFGAMYSFGNVAGNFHRNSAWSAGASYTKGDFSIGAAYTRLNNPNGIYAFDPYAMIGTHTFLGQQTVTVDPATGARTDLFANTAMDVDSQGTFGVGTSYTIGKLTLDANYSYTTIKGFGQSSHMQVYEGGGLYQFTPALSFIAGYQHTRFEGHHWNQGTAGLHYLLSKRTDVYISGDYLRASHGVDAVVGYSFTPSTTQTQADVRIGMRHSF; encoded by the coding sequence ATGAAGCAAAAGAAAGTTGCCGTAGCCGCTGCGCTTGCATGCGCGGCCTGTATTCCCGCCATCGGCCATGCACAGAGCAGCGTGACGCTGTACGGGATTCTCGACGCGGGCATCACCTACGTGAACAACACGGGCGGCTCGCACGTTGTCAAGTTCGACGACGGCGTCGCATACGGGAACCGTTTCGGCCTGAAAGGCACGGAAGATCTCGGCGGCGGCCTGAAGGCCGTGTTCGTGCTCGAGAGCGGTTTCCACCTCGGCAACGGGCAGCTCGGCTTCGGCGGGTCGGAGTTCGGTCGGCAGGCTTATGTCGGTCTGCAGAACGACTGGGGCACGCTGTCGTTCGGCAACCAGCTCGACATCACCAACGAACTGGTATCGATCTACAACATCTCCGCGTGGGGCAGCGGCTATGCGATCCACCAGGGCGACTTCGACCGCTTCAACGGCGACCGCCTGCCGAACTCGGTCAAATTCCTGTCGAACGACCTGAGCGGCTTCAAGTTCGGCGCGATGTACTCGTTCGGCAACGTCGCCGGCAACTTCCACCGCAACAGCGCATGGAGCGCGGGCGCGAGCTACACGAAGGGCGACTTCTCGATCGGCGCCGCGTACACGCGCCTGAACAACCCGAACGGCATCTACGCGTTCGACCCGTACGCGATGATCGGCACGCATACGTTCCTCGGCCAGCAGACCGTCACCGTCGATCCGGCGACCGGCGCGCGCACCGACCTGTTCGCGAATACCGCGATGGACGTCGACAGCCAGGGCACGTTCGGCGTCGGCACGAGCTACACGATCGGCAAGCTGACGCTCGACGCGAACTACTCGTACACGACGATCAAGGGCTTCGGCCAGTCGTCGCACATGCAGGTGTACGAAGGCGGCGGCCTGTATCAGTTCACGCCGGCGCTGAGCTTCATCGCGGGCTACCAGCACACGCGCTTCGAAGGCCACCACTGGAACCAGGGCACGGCCGGCCTGCACTACCTGCTGTCGAAGCGCACCGACGTGTACATCTCCGGCGATTACCTGCGCGCGTCGCACGGTGTCGATGCGGTGGTCGGCTACAGCTTCACGCCGTCGACCACGCAGACGCAGGCCGACGTGCGGATCGGCATGCGGCATTCTTTCTGA
- the choX gene encoding choline ABC transporter substrate-binding protein codes for MKRQSHAAIRRLGTALAAAACVLATQPAHAADPQTCRDVKMAAPGWTDIDATNAMAGVVLKALGYRQDVANLSVPITYQGLKKGQVDVFLGNWMPAQAPLVKPFVDEKSIDVLHANLSGAKFTLAVPDYVAAAGVHTFADLARYADRFGDKIYGIEPGAPANQNIKRMLSDHALGPANWSLVESSETGMLTQVERAVRDKRWIVFLAWEPHLMNTKFHLTYLSGGDAYFGPNYGGATVNTVTRPGFAGQCANLARLFRQMTFSVDVENRIIADMLDHKTSPALAAQHVLKADPALVEGWLDGVTTASGTPALPAVRAALDAR; via the coding sequence ATGAAACGGCAATCCCATGCAGCAATCCGCAGGCTCGGCACGGCGCTCGCCGCGGCTGCATGCGTGCTGGCGACGCAGCCCGCGCACGCGGCCGATCCGCAGACGTGTCGCGACGTGAAGATGGCGGCGCCCGGCTGGACGGACATCGACGCGACGAACGCGATGGCCGGCGTCGTGCTGAAGGCGCTCGGTTACCGGCAGGACGTCGCGAACCTGTCGGTGCCGATCACGTACCAGGGCTTGAAGAAAGGGCAGGTGGACGTGTTCCTCGGCAACTGGATGCCCGCGCAGGCACCGCTCGTGAAGCCGTTCGTCGACGAGAAGTCGATCGACGTGCTGCACGCGAACCTGAGCGGTGCGAAGTTCACGCTGGCCGTGCCCGACTACGTCGCGGCCGCGGGCGTGCACACGTTCGCCGATCTCGCGCGCTATGCCGACCGCTTCGGCGACAAGATCTACGGGATCGAGCCCGGCGCGCCCGCGAACCAGAACATCAAGCGGATGCTGTCCGACCATGCGCTCGGCCCGGCGAACTGGTCGCTCGTCGAATCGAGCGAGACGGGCATGCTCACGCAGGTCGAGCGTGCGGTGCGCGACAAGCGCTGGATCGTCTTTCTGGCGTGGGAGCCGCATCTGATGAATACCAAGTTCCACCTCACCTACCTGTCGGGCGGCGACGCGTATTTCGGTCCGAACTACGGCGGCGCGACGGTCAACACGGTCACGCGCCCGGGCTTTGCCGGCCAGTGTGCGAACCTCGCGCGCCTGTTCCGGCAGATGACGTTCTCGGTCGACGTCGAAAACCGGATCATCGCCGACATGCTCGACCACAAGACCTCGCCCGCGCTCGCGGCGCAACACGTGCTGAAGGCCGACCCGGCGCTCGTCGAGGGCTGGCTGGACGGCGTGACGACCGCGTCCGGCACACCGGCGCTGCCGGCCGTGCGCGCGGCGCTCGACGCCCGCTGA
- the betC gene encoding choline-sulfatase, translated as MTNPTPNILILMADQLTPFALPAYGNRVARTPTLDRLAAQGVVFDAAYCASPLCAPSRFSLLTGKLPSGIGAYDNAAELPAQTLTFAHYLRAGGYRTMLSGKMHFCGPDQLHGFEERLTTDIYPADFGWVPDWDHPTERPSWYHNMSSVLEAGPCVRTNQLDFDDEVTFAAKQKLYDVARERAAGHDARPFCMVVSLTHPHDPYAITREYWDLYSDDEIDMPAVRLDAEQSDPHSQRLRFVCENDRTPPTDAQIRAARRAYYGATSYVDAQFGSVLAALEQCGFADDTIVIVTSDHGDMLGERGLWYKMTFFEGGCRVPLIVHAPGRFDAARVRGPVSHLDLLPTLVDLTGAAPAGGWPDPVDGASLVPHLQGTPAHDVALGEYLAEGAVAPVVMIRRGDWKYVHCPADPDQLYHLADDPRERTNLAGLPEAADVLAAFRAEAARRWNLPELDAQVRASQRRRRFHYAATTQGRIQAWDWQPFTDASQRYMRNHIELDTLEAMARFPRVGR; from the coding sequence ATGACGAACCCGACTCCCAACATCCTGATCCTGATGGCCGACCAGCTGACGCCGTTCGCGCTGCCGGCCTACGGCAACCGCGTCGCGCGCACGCCGACGCTCGACCGTCTCGCCGCGCAAGGCGTGGTGTTCGACGCCGCGTATTGCGCGAGCCCGCTGTGCGCGCCGTCGCGCTTCTCGCTGCTGACCGGCAAGCTGCCGTCGGGTATCGGCGCCTACGATAACGCCGCCGAATTGCCGGCGCAAACGCTGACGTTCGCGCACTACCTGCGCGCCGGCGGCTACCGCACGATGCTGTCCGGCAAGATGCATTTCTGCGGACCCGACCAGCTGCACGGTTTCGAGGAGCGGCTCACGACCGACATCTATCCGGCCGACTTCGGCTGGGTGCCCGACTGGGACCACCCGACCGAGCGGCCGAGCTGGTATCACAACATGAGCTCGGTGCTCGAAGCCGGCCCGTGCGTGCGCACCAACCAGCTCGACTTCGACGACGAGGTCACGTTCGCGGCCAAACAGAAGCTGTACGACGTCGCGCGCGAGCGTGCGGCCGGGCACGACGCGCGGCCGTTCTGCATGGTCGTGTCGCTGACCCATCCGCACGATCCGTATGCGATCACGCGCGAATACTGGGATCTGTACAGCGACGACGAGATCGACATGCCGGCCGTGCGGCTCGATGCGGAGCAGAGCGATCCGCATTCGCAGCGGCTGCGCTTCGTCTGCGAAAACGACCGCACGCCGCCGACCGACGCGCAGATCCGCGCCGCGCGCCGCGCATACTACGGCGCGACGTCGTACGTCGACGCGCAGTTCGGCAGCGTGCTGGCCGCGCTCGAGCAATGCGGATTCGCCGACGACACGATCGTGATCGTCACGTCCGACCACGGCGACATGCTCGGCGAGCGCGGGCTCTGGTACAAGATGACGTTCTTCGAAGGCGGCTGCCGCGTGCCGCTGATCGTCCACGCGCCGGGCCGCTTCGACGCCGCGCGCGTGCGCGGGCCCGTGTCGCATCTCGACCTGCTGCCGACGCTCGTCGACCTGACCGGCGCGGCGCCCGCCGGCGGCTGGCCGGACCCGGTCGATGGCGCGAGCCTCGTGCCGCATCTGCAAGGCACGCCCGCGCACGACGTGGCACTGGGCGAATACCTCGCGGAAGGGGCGGTCGCGCCGGTCGTGATGATCCGCCGCGGCGACTGGAAGTACGTGCATTGCCCGGCCGACCCCGACCAGCTCTACCATCTCGCCGACGATCCGCGCGAGCGCACGAACCTGGCCGGCCTGCCCGAAGCCGCCGACGTGCTCGCCGCGTTCCGCGCGGAGGCCGCGCGGCGCTGGAACCTGCCGGAACTCGACGCGCAGGTGCGCGCGAGCCAGCGGCGGCGGCGCTTCCATTACGCGGCGACGACGCAGGGCCGCATCCAGGCGTGGGACTGGCAGCCGTTCACCGATGCGAGCCAGCGCTACATGCGCAATCACATCGAACTCGATACGCTCGAAGCGATGGCGCGCTTTCCGCGCGTCGGGCGCTGA
- a CDS encoding choline sulfate utilization transcriptional regulator, with the protein MGPLERLMSKSEALPSMQALRAFESAARLQSFTAAARELGSTQPAVSQQVFQLEAELGVPLFERSPRGVTLTSDGQCLYEAVRVSLDTLRGATATLRARREHGALTIVTDFGFATYWLMPRLAGLKHVMPDVDVRVVTSQDYDAQRDHADIAILFGDGHWPSCTAARLFPESVTPVCSPAFRAAHPDVARPDHLHALPLLHVQPTRPERWLSWAGWFDAHGLDAPAAARGVTFNSYALVIHAALLGEGVALGWSPLVDELVASGQLVKLVDAPVVTSRGYFLVRPPQRPETDATHVFRRWLLDACACA; encoded by the coding sequence ATGGGGCCATTAGAGAGACTTATGTCGAAATCCGAAGCGTTACCGTCGATGCAGGCGCTGCGCGCGTTCGAATCGGCCGCCCGTCTCCAGAGCTTCACGGCCGCCGCGCGCGAGCTCGGCTCGACGCAGCCGGCCGTGAGCCAGCAGGTGTTCCAGCTCGAGGCGGAGCTCGGCGTGCCGCTGTTCGAGCGCAGCCCGCGCGGCGTCACGCTGACGAGCGACGGCCAGTGCCTGTACGAAGCCGTACGGGTAAGTCTCGACACGCTGCGCGGCGCCACCGCGACGCTGCGCGCGCGACGCGAGCACGGCGCGCTCACGATCGTCACGGATTTCGGCTTCGCGACCTACTGGCTGATGCCGCGCCTCGCAGGCCTGAAGCACGTGATGCCGGACGTCGACGTGCGGGTCGTCACGTCACAGGATTACGACGCGCAGCGCGACCACGCCGACATCGCGATCCTGTTCGGCGACGGCCACTGGCCGTCGTGCACGGCCGCCCGGCTCTTTCCCGAATCCGTCACGCCCGTCTGCTCGCCCGCGTTCCGCGCCGCGCACCCGGACGTCGCTCGGCCCGACCACCTGCACGCGCTGCCGCTGCTGCACGTGCAGCCGACGCGCCCCGAGCGCTGGCTGTCGTGGGCCGGCTGGTTCGACGCGCACGGCCTCGACGCGCCGGCCGCCGCGCGCGGCGTGACCTTCAACAGCTACGCGCTGGTGATCCATGCGGCGCTCCTCGGCGAGGGCGTCGCGCTCGGCTGGTCGCCGCTCGTCGACGAGCTCGTCGCGTCCGGGCAGCTCGTGAAGCTCGTCGACGCGCCCGTCGTGACGTCGCGCGGCTACTTCCTCGTGCGGCCGCCGCAGCGGCCCGAGACGGACGCGACCCACGTGTTCCGGCGCTGGCTGCTCGACGCATGCGCGTGCGCGTGA
- the purU gene encoding formyltetrahydrofolate deformylase → MTADSRPDQFVLTLSCPSAAGQVAAVVGFLERHRCYVDALNVFDDDLSNHFFVRCVFHPTDETLQIDALRQEFGPIAAELGGRDGDTQWAIHDVNARPKVLIMVSKLEHCLADLLFRWRMGELKMDIVGIVSNHPDFEPLAAQHGLPFRHFPITPDTKAQQEAQWLDFLESSGAELVILARYMQVLSQETSAKLANRAINIHHSFLPGFKGAKPYHQAHARGVKLIGATAHFVTDDLDEGPIIEQVVERVDHALRPEQLLAVGRDVESITLARAVKAFIERRVFLNGDRTVVFP, encoded by the coding sequence ATGACCGCCGACTCACGCCCCGATCAATTCGTCCTGACGCTGTCGTGCCCGAGCGCGGCCGGCCAGGTCGCCGCCGTCGTCGGCTTTCTCGAGCGCCATCGCTGCTATGTCGATGCGTTGAACGTGTTCGACGACGATCTCAGCAACCACTTCTTCGTGCGCTGCGTGTTTCATCCGACGGATGAGACGCTGCAGATCGACGCGCTGCGCCAGGAGTTCGGGCCGATCGCGGCCGAGCTCGGCGGCCGCGACGGCGACACGCAGTGGGCGATCCACGACGTGAACGCACGCCCGAAGGTGCTGATCATGGTGTCGAAGCTCGAGCACTGCCTCGCGGACCTGCTGTTCCGCTGGCGGATGGGCGAGCTGAAGATGGACATCGTCGGCATCGTGTCGAACCATCCCGACTTCGAGCCGCTCGCCGCGCAGCACGGCCTGCCGTTCCGTCACTTTCCGATCACGCCCGACACCAAGGCGCAGCAGGAAGCGCAGTGGCTCGACTTCCTCGAGTCGAGCGGCGCCGAACTGGTGATCCTCGCGCGCTACATGCAGGTGCTGTCGCAGGAAACGAGCGCGAAGCTCGCGAACCGCGCGATCAACATTCACCACTCGTTCCTGCCCGGCTTCAAGGGCGCGAAACCGTATCACCAGGCGCATGCGCGCGGCGTGAAGCTGATCGGCGCGACCGCGCACTTCGTGACCGACGATCTCGACGAAGGCCCGATCATCGAGCAGGTGGTCGAACGTGTCGATCACGCGCTGCGCCCCGAGCAGTTGCTGGCGGTCGGTCGCGACGTCGAATCCATCACGCTCGCGCGCGCGGTGAAGGCGTTCATCGAACGCCGCGTGTTCCTGAACGGCGATCGGACGGTGGTGTTTCCGTAA